A window from Mesorhizobium sp. WSM2240 encodes these proteins:
- a CDS encoding ABC transporter permease, whose amino-acid sequence MAAIAPALQSEPNILSRLVGRRTSLIGIVILVVIAAAALLAPVISPYSPSKLSIANRLHAPEMAHLFGTDDLGRDIFTRMLYAGRTSLTVGFAVVVFSSTIGIVLGLTAGFFRRLDQPVSRLIDAMMAFPDILLAIALVAALGASATNVVIALGIVYAPRLARVIRASTLVIRELPYVEAARALGVPTPVILVRHVLRNVTSPLLVQGTFIFANAILAEAGLSFLGVGISPDTPTWGTMISVGRQYMDQASWMMFFPGAAIVLTVLSLQLVGDGLRDLLDPRLAKDI is encoded by the coding sequence ATGGCCGCGATTGCTCCAGCGCTGCAGAGCGAGCCGAACATTCTGTCGCGGCTGGTCGGGCGGCGCACCTCGCTCATCGGCATCGTCATTCTGGTGGTCATTGCCGCTGCTGCGCTGCTTGCGCCGGTGATCTCGCCCTATTCGCCGTCGAAACTCTCCATCGCCAACCGCCTGCACGCGCCGGAGATGGCGCATCTGTTCGGCACCGACGATCTCGGCCGCGACATCTTCACCCGCATGCTTTATGCCGGCCGCACCTCGCTCACGGTGGGCTTTGCGGTCGTGGTGTTCTCGTCGACCATCGGCATCGTGCTCGGCCTGACCGCCGGCTTCTTCCGCAGGCTCGACCAGCCGGTCTCGCGCCTCATCGACGCGATGATGGCGTTTCCCGACATACTGCTCGCCATCGCGCTGGTGGCGGCGCTGGGCGCTTCGGCCACCAATGTCGTGATCGCGCTCGGCATCGTCTATGCGCCGAGGCTGGCGCGCGTCATCCGCGCTTCCACGCTGGTCATCCGCGAACTGCCCTATGTCGAGGCGGCGCGGGCGCTCGGCGTGCCGACGCCGGTCATCCTGGTGCGCCACGTGCTGCGCAACGTCACCTCGCCGCTTCTGGTGCAGGGCACCTTCATCTTCGCCAATGCCATCCTGGCGGAAGCCGGCCTGTCGTTCCTCGGCGTCGGCATATCGCCCGACACGCCGACCTGGGGCACGATGATCAGCGTCGGCCGCCAGTACATGGACCAGGCGAGCTGGATGATGTTTTTCCCGGGCGCGGCGATCGTG
- a CDS encoding ABC transporter permease, with product MLRAALNRLFGMLVVMALVVTVVFVIVRVTPGDPAAVMLGPDASAEDIEQLREKLGLNGTIVEQFANYVAGVLRADFGQSIFLGQPVTEALMDRAEPTFFLTIFSLLIATVIALPVGILSAYWRGSFFDQAATALAMFAASVPSFWLGLLFIQFFAVHLGWFATSGYGGPGTTLFERLHYLVLPAFALGLVSSALITRFTRASMLDVLNDDYVRTARSKGMSEWRVVLKHALKNALIPILTVIGLTAALLISGAVVTETVFGLPGVGNLVVSAVLRRDYPVIQGALLVIAGLYVLVNFGIDMLYLLIDPRVRY from the coding sequence ATGTTGCGCGCAGCCCTCAACCGCCTGTTCGGCATGCTCGTCGTGATGGCGCTGGTCGTCACCGTCGTATTCGTCATCGTGCGCGTCACGCCGGGCGACCCAGCCGCCGTCATGCTCGGCCCCGATGCTTCGGCCGAAGACATAGAGCAGTTGCGCGAGAAACTCGGGCTGAACGGGACTATCGTCGAGCAGTTCGCGAACTATGTCGCGGGCGTGCTGCGCGCCGATTTCGGCCAGTCGATCTTCCTCGGCCAGCCGGTCACCGAGGCGTTGATGGACCGCGCCGAACCGACCTTCTTTCTCACCATCTTCTCGTTGCTGATCGCCACCGTCATCGCGCTGCCGGTCGGCATATTGTCGGCCTACTGGCGCGGCTCGTTCTTCGATCAGGCTGCGACTGCGCTCGCAATGTTCGCGGCCAGCGTGCCGAGCTTCTGGCTCGGCCTGCTGTTCATCCAGTTCTTCGCCGTGCATCTCGGCTGGTTCGCCACCTCAGGCTATGGCGGTCCGGGCACGACGCTGTTCGAGCGCCTGCACTATCTCGTGCTGCCGGCTTTCGCGCTCGGCCTGGTCAGTTCGGCGCTGATCACCCGCTTTACCCGCGCCTCAATGTTGGACGTGCTCAACGACGACTATGTGCGCACGGCGCGCTCCAAGGGCATGAGCGAATGGCGCGTGGTTCTGAAGCATGCGCTGAAGAACGCGCTAATCCCGATCCTGACCGTGATCGGCCTGACCGCAGCGCTGCTGATCTCGGGCGCAGTCGTCACCGAGACGGTGTTCGGCCTGCCCGGCGTCGGCAACCTCGTTGTTTCTGCGGTCTTGCGGCGCGACTACCCCGTCATCCAGGGCGCGCTGCTGGTCATCGCCGGCCTCTATGTGCTGGTCAATTTCGGCATCGACATGCTCTACCTCCTGATCGATCCGCGGGTGCGCTACTGA